The Thermoplasmata archaeon sequence CACCCCGGCCGGTTCTCATGTACCAACGTGTCCAGCGAGAGGACGTTGTCCGCATCCCGCCCGAGCGTTTGGGCGAAGGCATCGACAAAGTCGCCAAGGAGCTCACGCGAACCACCCTGGAAGGGAAGGTCGGGGCGGACAAGACCCTCACCCTGATCGCGAGCAACATCGAGCCCGAAGGCGAAGGCCGCATCGTCCACGGGGACGGGGCCGTCTACCAGCGGGTGAAGTACGATGCCCTCGTGTTCGCGCCCCAGCTCCAGGAAGTCGTCGAAGGCACCGTGGTCGAGATCCTCAAGTTCGGCGCGTTCATCCGCTTCGGCCCCCTGGACGGGCTCCTGCACATCTCCCAGGTCATGGACGACCGCGTCGACGTGGACGAGGAGGGCCAGCGCCTGATCGGGAAGGACTCCAAACGCGATCTCCGCGTCGGAGACCGCGTCCGCGTGCGGATCGTCGCGGTCTCCCTGAACGAGCGCGCGCCGCGGGAGTCCAAGATCGGGCTCACGATGCGCCAGCCCTCGCTGGGGAAGCTCGACTGGATCGAGGAGGACCGCGCCCGCGCCGAGGGCCGCGGCAAGAAGGGCAAGCGCGGCGGGTGACGCTCCATGGTCGTAAAAATCCCGAAGGCCTGCAAGAACTGTTCGGCGATCACGGACGAGGACAAGTGCCCGCTGTGCGGGGGCGAGACGTCCAAGGACTGGCAAGGGTACGTGATCATCGTGGACCACCCCCGATCCGAGATCGCCAAGAAGATGGGGCTGCATGTCAACGGCAAGTTCGCCCTCCGAGTTCGCTGAGTTCGCGAACGCATCGCTCCGTCTCCCCGAGTCCCTCCGAGAGAACCTGAAGTGGCCGCTCGGCCCCCTCGTCCACGGATCCGACGTCCTGCCTGCGCTCGCGGGCGCGAGCCCCGTGGTTACGGTCGGAGATTTCTGCACCCTCGACCTGATCGCGCGCGGTCGCACACCGGACCTCTGCCTGGTCGACTTCAAGACGAAACGGCAGGAGGACCCGGAGCTGCGGGACGCGTTCGGCCGGATTCATGCGCGCGTCCTGCGCCTGAAGAACCCGGCCGCCACGATCACCGCGGACGCGTGGAGCGTCCTGTCCGAAGCCTTTAAATCAGAGGAGCGGGTACGCGTCGAAGTCCAGGGCGAGGAGGACCTCTTGGCCCTGGTCTGTATCGCCCTCGCGCCCCAGACC is a genomic window containing:
- a CDS encoding DNA-directed RNA polymerase; the protein is PRPVLMYQRVQREDVVRIPPERLGEGIDKVAKELTRTTLEGKVGADKTLTLIASNIEPEGEGRIVHGDGAVYQRVKYDALVFAPQLQEVVEGTVVEILKFGAFIRFGPLDGLLHISQVMDDRVDVDEEGQRLIGKDSKRDLRVGDRVRVRIVAVSLNERAPRESKIGLTMRQPSLGKLDWIEEDRARAEGRGKKGKRGG
- the spt4 gene encoding transcription elongation factor subunit Spt4 produces the protein MVVKIPKACKNCSAITDEDKCPLCGGETSKDWQGYVIIVDHPRSEIAKKMGLHVNGKFALRVR
- a CDS encoding DUF359 domain-containing protein, whose translation is MSTASSPSEFAEFANASLRLPESLRENLKWPLGPLVHGSDVLPALAGASPVVTVGDFCTLDLIARGRTPDLCLVDFKTKRQEDPELRDAFGRIHARVLRLKNPAATITADAWSVLSEAFKSEERVRVEVQGEEDLLALVCIALAPQTGVVLYGMPGQGVVVVRADHAAKSRVLDILKRMER